tggcggaatgcccgcgaaatggtcgcaggcgcgcctcagatccccacatccttctctccttaattcaccctatataccggtctgcaaaggcagctggtcgtcgcccatgcatgcaaaAGCGTCATGTaaatgggcaacagctagcctcagcctcgctctgcaactgctgctgaagggaaaaaaagtaaaacaataCAGAATACACATGAGAAAGACAAAAACATATATTTTGCCTGCTGCAGCGTTCCTAAGGGGGGGGGGCTTCACTGTGCCTTATAGTTCCAAAAGACGGTCGACGTCCATGGTGGCGACGCCGTCCATAGGTGGTCCGTCGGTGGCTACGGGCGGTGGCAGCCCTGACAGTAGTGCCGCGAAATGGGGGTCCTCCCCCATTCGCTGTCGGCACAGGGCCGCCAGGTCCGCGTCCGAGCGCTGGCTCAGCGGTGCTGGATCCGGCGTCTTGCTGTCGGTGGCCCTCCCCTCGGCGGCCGCCTTTGTCCGCGCCACGTGCATGGCACCCTTGTAATGGCACTTGAAGTGCACGGTTATGCGGCACGTGGCGCAGAACCCCACCGCTGCATCGGTGGGTAGCTGGGCGCCTCCGGCTGCTTTCTCGCTCTCCGCCAGCGTGCAGCTACGGAATGGCCACGGGACACGGTCCAGCGGCAGGTCGCGCCGAACACGCCGCTGTGTTTTCCACGGTGCGTCGCTGATGAAGTAGCGTGGGACCTCCTGCCCCTCCTGCCGCGCCCACGTGGCCACGCTCCGCCCTGGTGTTTTGGAGACCGGtggcggtggcgatgttgttggTCCCCGCCGCCGGGACGCCCGTCTGGTAGACTTGGGTCGCGCCGAGGTGCCCGGGGCGGAAGGTTCTGGCCGCCGAGGCGCCCGCCGTGTGGGTTTCTGGCTGGAGGGCATGTCGCTGAAGGCTTGCGACCACGACGACCGGCACCCGAACAAGAATGGCGCACCGCTGACAGTCTCCGGCTTCCCCCGTCGctgatgattgatgattgattatGATTattaaaggcctcccctttgaatcggggtgacggcatgcgccatctagcctaccttaatagttcgagtttaaattctgtccctcaactcggatgtctctttaattttgcccagccgctactcttggctgggatgttattttatcgacttctctgcttttcctccaccaatactccagccgctgcttagtaatacctactgctgaccagttaatgcttccatcaaccgcgaagcccagcgcctcaggaagtgtgaccttccccccatttctatccggctgaatcttttggcattccatgactatgtggtcgattgtttctttatttatgccacatccaacacatgtctcatcctgtgacgaatatttgctcctgtaagttagagttctcaagcagccagcccgcgcctcaaagagcaacgcactacctttattgttgtcataaaagttctctttccggatctcttgtttgcttgccttgtagattcccagcgatcccttgttttccatcctctctttccacatgagcgtctctgtttccct
The genomic region above belongs to Rhipicephalus microplus isolate Deutch F79 unplaced genomic scaffold, USDA_Rmic scaffold_238, whole genome shotgun sequence and contains:
- the LOC142792742 gene encoding uncharacterized protein LOC142792742, with amino-acid sequence MPSSQKPTRRAPRRPEPSAPGTSARPKSTRRASRRRGPTTSPPPPVSKTPGRSVATWARQEGQEVPRYFISDAPWKTQRRVRRDLPLDRVPWPFRSCTLAESEKAAGGAQLPTDAAVGFCATCRITVHFKCHYKGAMHVARTKAAAEGRATDSKTPDPAPLSQRSDADLAALCRQRMGEDPHFAALLSGLPPPVATDGPPMDGVATMDVDRLLEL